The nucleotide sequence GCCCCTCTATACTATTCAATAGTAATTTCTACAACATCCCCGTCTTCTGATTCTATGTCTACTATCTTACCAACCATTCCTGAATTAATGGCTTCATTCAATGCATTTGTCAACCCATTAATATCCACACCTTCTACCCCCTGCAGGTTAACTGGTAGTCTTCCTGTAGCTGAGATTATGCCGGATACAAACTTTACAGGAAGATTCACATTAACCTTATTTCCATCTTCATCTTTTACTTTTATTTTTAGCATCAGGTCCTTATTTCTTACATTTTCCTTACTGTCTGTAAACACCCGAACTTGAGTTTCTGTCTCTTTTTTACTGACTTTTAAAGCCTCTATAAGTTGAGCACCTTTTTGGCTGT is from Clostridium thermarum and encodes:
- a CDS encoding SHOCT-like domain-containing protein; the encoded protein is MNEEILRVLKMVEEGKIDSQKGAQLIEALKVSKKETETQVRVFTDSKENVRNKDLMLKIKVKDEDGNKVNVNLPVKFVSGIISATGRLPVNLQGVEGVDINGLTNALNEAINSGMVGKIVDIESEDGDVVEITIE